Proteins from a genomic interval of Chanos chanos chromosome 3, fChaCha1.1, whole genome shotgun sequence:
- the LOC115807208 gene encoding apolipoprotein L4-like: MDSKTAREEFYELLSQYVWETLSNIDVVQEFCSEQQKWFLQRKKERDMMRDIKEQLDKIDLKFDHVKKAEKKGKAFREYVWSRLTQVTAHSRRKALEKKLGTVLEQTLEGLKKLHPFLDAVEILAVTSLFVFTEDSFLPKGVSAADVRSVISAARVASPLLIHFKRDPAALLSIFLSNMEVLAFHLDKYISISQQLCETMEKRAKTILYSESRHSRKNGHPELKINLEMSDESIQKMVDHLKQLNQIRMDQDLRITLLFQGKAQNFTDLFNECHDTMLKCLSELEESAEKLDKMKKRASISRVTGGSVGVAGGILTIVGLALTPVTAGVSLALTLTGVSLGVTSGVNSVVTGITELAVNSRHGKNANAVSQKYMEDVWTLQDFLEQVANGEGPAVESDLVNVVLGAGKVAARAGAVAKGVDSIVDAASAVNVLISEQVIQNVAKTGLQEDKATRNIPDLAADLPDIAMSTPVRSGLITFNALFFGLDVLFICKDTVSLAKGSKSEISELIHSRVALLRSELESWKKVNDSLCRGIWGFRKSQRILEEKFHP, translated from the exons ATGGATTCCAAAACTGCAAG AGAGGAATTCTATGAGCTTTTGAGCCAGTATGTCTGGGAAACCCTCAGCAACATTGACGTTGTTCAGGAATTCTGCAGCGAACAGCAAAAATGGTTCcttcagaggaagaaagagcGAGACATGATGCGAGACATCAAGGAGCAGCTGGATAAAATTGATTTAAAGTTTGACCATGTGAAGAAGGCTGAGAAAAAGGGCAAGGCTTTCAGGGAGTATGTGTGGAGCAGACTGACTCAGGTAACAGCACACTCCAGGCGCAAGGCCCTGGAAAAGAAGCTGGGAACTGTTCTGGAGCAAACTCTGGAGGGGCTGAAGAAACTCCACCCCTTTCTGGATGCGGTGGAGATCCtagcagtgacatcactgtttgtgtttaccgaAGACAGTTTCCTTCCAAAGGGGGTGAGTGCTGCTGACGTGCGATCAGTGATCTCAGCAGCCCGAGTGGCCTCTCCACTCCTCATCCACTTTAAGAGGGACCCAGCTGCCCTCCTTTCAATTTTCCTCAGTAATATGGAGGTCCTCGCTTTTCATCTGGACAAATACATAAGCATCTCACAACAGCTTTGTGAGACAATGGAGAAAAG AGCAAAGACCATATTATATTCTGAAAGCAGACACAG CCGGAAGAATGGTCACCCTGAACTGAAAATCAATTTGGAAATGAGTGATGAATCTATTCAGAAAATGGTAGACCATTTAAAACAACTGAACCAAATCAG GATGGATCAAGACCTCCGGATAACTCTCTTGTTTCAGGGGAAGGCTCAGAACTTCACTGATCTCTTTAACGAGTGCCATGACACAATGCTGAAGTGCTTATCTGAACTTGAGGAAAGCGCTGAGAAGTTGGACAAGATGAAGAAAAGGGCCAGCATCTCTCGCGTAACAGGAGGTTCAGTTGGTGTGGCTGGTGGAATCTTGACCATTGTTGGGTTAGCACTTACCCCTGTCACTGCAGGGGTATCTTTAGCCCTTACTCTAACAGGTGTTAGCTTAGGGGTTACGAGTGGTGTCAACAGTGTGGTCACTGGCATCACTGAGCTGGCAGTTAACAGTCGACATGGGAAAAATGCCAATGCTGTCTCCCAGAAATACATGGAAGATGTTTGGACGCTTCAGGACTTTCTGGAGCAGGTGGCCAACGGTGAAGGTCCTGCAGTGGAGTCAGATCTGGTTAATGTTGTGTTGGGAGCAGGGAAAGTGGCTGCTAGAGCAGGGGCAGTGGCCAAAGGTGTCGATAGCATAGTGGATGCTGCCTCAGCAGTCAACGTTCTCATATCTGAGCAAGTTATTCAGAATGTCGCTAAAACTGGGCTCCAGGAGGATAAAGCAACAAGAAACATCCCCGATTTGGCGGCCGACCTGCCTGATATTGCCATGTCCACACCAGTCAGATCTGGTTTAATCACATTTAATGCCCTCTTCTTTGGTCTTGATGTCCTCTTTATCTGCAAAGATACCGTCAGCTTAGCGAAAGGAAGTAAGAGTGAAATTTCTGAGCTTATTCACTCCAGGGTGGCACTGTTGCGCTCTGAGCTAGAGTCTTGGAAGAAAGTCAACGACTCTCTGTGCAGAGGGATATGGGGGTTCAGGAAGAGTCAGCGGATCCTCGAGGAGAAATTTCATCCATAG